The genomic window AGGTACCGTGCTATGTATGTATTGGGACAATGGTGATGGTGACAATggcgatgatggtgatggtgacaatagtgatgatggtgatggtgacatTGGTGATGGTGACAATAGCATGGTGACATTGGTGATGGTGACAATGgcgatgatggtgatggtaacaATGGTGATGGTGACAATAGAATGGTGACAATGGTGATGGTGACAATggcgatgatggtgatggtgacagtgacAATGGTGATGGTGACAATGGCAATGgcaatgatggtggtgatgacaatGGTGATGGTGACAATGGTGATGGCAATGATGGTGACAGTGAAGACGGcgatgaagatgatggtgatttTACAGAATTGGTGCATCATGCTAAAAAATGTAATCTCTGCCTTGAGGAATGACATGCGcagaattttttattattctaaggCCTTTACATTTTAGCCCGACAATGATTTTGGTGAATTTCTGTGTCAGGAATTTTTATGCTAAAAGGTTTGGATTTAATACTGTGCacagtaaataaacaacaaaaccttTTAATCAGAGGCTCTGCAGGATCGAATTTAACTGTCACACTAACaagaatgttaattttgagaaatgGCAGATCAGAATCATGTATCTTGTGGGAAAGTTTGGATTTTAGCCAATGAGGAAATgctgaatgcctttttttttaagttcctcatAGACGGGCCCCGTGGCTAAGAAGGAAACTGACAAGTAACAAAAGGTGTTACACGTAGACAGCCCGGTAACCACAAAGCTAATCTTCTGGATAACCAGAACTCAATTTGCTTCCCAGCAGAGAAGAAATGTGCAAataacccaaaaccaaaacatcTCTTTAAATTCAGCCTCAGCCCACTAAAACCACCCATGACTTGACTTCAAGACTCCCTTCCAAGACAATTAGAGGTCAAAGATACCTctgccccccgcccgccccaTCCCTTACTGACTACCCCAGCTCTACAAGAGACACCCCGAGGCCAGGGAGAACCAGCCAGCAACAGAGTGGGCTGTGTCTGCTAGAGGGACAGCCAGCTCGCTTGGTAAGACCACCGGGGCATGTAAACAGGTCTGCACGTGCGGAATTGACCCCTGAACCCCCCACCAAGAGGCTGACTTGGGAAAGTGGCCCTTTGTGGAGGGGCGGGGACAGGATCTGCAGATGTCCCCGACAGCTCGGCACTGAAGAGACTGGAAATCGGTACGAGAGTAAGAGAAATCAGCCAAACATCTGCACTAGAACCAAGTCACATGCGTGCAAGGCTCTGACGCAGAACAGGGGTTTTGTAGACATCCACGGGAAACACTGACGGGCggctctctctatctgccctcccCTCAGCACCAGCCCAACATCTCCTGTGAATCTGAGGGAGGAAGTGAGGGCTATTCTGGGCCGCTGACCCAGCTGATGGGACTGGGGCCAactgccccttctcctcctttcccctgaCCTTGTGAAACAGTTGGCATCTGCTAGCTAGAGATTCCCACCTCAcaacggggggcgggggggtgggggcgggcttGCTCCAGGGCTCCTTGCCTGCCAGGGACAGCTCTGGACGGCACTGACATATGACCTCCGTGACTTCTGGGTGACCAGACGAGGGAGGGAGGGTTGATCAGGCACGTATGCCAGGGGCAGACGAAGTGGCCAGCACATCCTGCCAGGTTGCCTGCCTGCCACGGCGGCCACTCTGGGTCTACTGCTCTGCAGAATTTATGGGGTGTGAATTTCTCAGAGTTGTGAGGGGAGCAGGCGGGCCAGATAGGCCAAGGAAGCCTAGAGGAGTGGGGAGAACTTCAGGGGCGGACAGATGCTCTCTCCCCGGGGCTCCCTGAGTTGGGCACAGGCAAGCTCTCCCCAGTTTCTCTCCGTTCTGATGAGTTGGGCATCAGATCCTTCCCAGAGAACCTAACTTTGACCCGGTGAGTCCCTAAACAGCTGCCTTTGCaccccacctgcctcccacccccaggttCTGATCCCTGCGGCCCTAGTCGCTGACCGGACGCATCACATCCTTACCAGTCTTCAGAGAACACTCCTTTCCGTCCGAAGAAATGATAGAACCCTCTGAAGACTCATTTGAGACGATGATGGAGCGTAAGAATCCATCATCAAAACAAATGGAGTCCTCCGAGGGCTCATCCAACACCGCCATGGAGGCATCAGGCAGCGGCGCACAGGAGGCGGCAGGGCCGGCCAGTGGCCCTGCCCACGAAATGAAAGAGCTGCCCATTGATCTCCGCCAAGACATGGAGGAGCCATCCAGTGGCCCACATAGGGAAATAAAGGATCCACCCAATGACCTACTCCAAGACCTGGAGGAGTCACGCAATGGTTCACATCAGGAAGCGGGGGGTCCATCGAGCGAGACACCTGGCGGAATGGAAGGGGCGTCAGACAACCCATGGGGAGCCCAAGACGACGAAGGCGACGACACTGACCTGGCCGACACGAGCAAGGAGGAGGGTCTCGAGGAGGATCCCGAGACGTCGGAGGTCATGGCCACGACGCGGTCCATCATCTCTCTGCACCTCCGCATGCAAGACCTCAGGGAGCAACAGAGAGTCGCAGAAGAGATCTTGATGAGAGGGTTCAAGGCCGGCCAGCTGCCCGCCCTGCCGCGCTTCTCGGGCGATCGCCGAGAATACCACGAGTTCATCGTGCTCTGCCAGCTGATCCTACAAAGCTACCCCAGAATGTTCTGCAGCGACCGCCTGCGAGTGAGGTACGTCATCGACCACCTCTCGGACATGGCCTTAGAGTGGGCCACGGCGCTGGTGCAAGAGGGCAGCCCACTGATGGACGACTTCCCGGCCTTCCTAGAGGCCATGTCCAACATGTTCGAGTACCGGCAGGCGCTGCGCGTGGCAGAAGACGCCATGCTCAACATCAGGCAGGGGACCCGCAGCGCCGCGGAGTACATCGGTGAGTTCCAGGGCCTGGTCCCCACCTTGGGCTGGTCTGACGAGGTCCTGCAAGCGCACCTGTGCCAGGGCCTCAGCGAGGAGATCAGGCACTATCTGTTCCGCGTCCCCCAGCCGGACTCGCTCGACAGTCTGGTGGTGCTCGTCCTGCAGATAGAAGAGAAGCTGGCGGAGAGGAGGGCGATGCTCAGGCTGCCCCCGGAGGCCCGCCCGCGCCACCTGACCTGGCTCCACTCACCTGCGCCCGAGCGGTGGATGGTGAGCAGCTGGCTGTCCCGCGACTGCCGCCCCCTCATTAACCGTGACcacctcttcctgctgcttctcatCAGAGTGAACCCTTACCACAGCGTGGCAGTGCAGGCCCTGGTGGACTCGGGCGCGGGCGGCAGCTACATGGACGAGAAGTTCGCCCAGGAGCACTACGTCGAGCTGTACGAGAAGCCCTACCCGCAGGCGGTCCAGGGCGTGGACGGCTCGCTGATTGGCAACCAGCCCGTCTGGCTGCGCAGCGAGGCGCTGGTGTGCATGCACCAGAACCACCAGGAGTCCATCGAGTTCGACGTGGTCCCGTCCCCCAACTTCCCCGTGATTCTAGGCGTCAACTGGCTCAGGACCCACGCCCCGGAAGTCGACTGGGTCAAAGGCCGCTGCACCTTCCACTCTCCCTACTGCCTGCAGAAGTGCTTCCGCCCGCCCCCCCCATGCATTGCCCTGGAAAAGCATGCCATCAGCCTGCTGCCCGGACTGCCGCCCCTGTACTCCGACCTGGCCGACGTGTTTAACCCGAAGGAAGCAGATGATGAGACTTCCGACCAGCCAAGCTCAGACGGATCCGATGATCTTTCTGAATCAGAGCCCTCTGAGCTTCAGCAGGCTGGAGACAGTGATCACAGCGAGACGTTTTTTGAGTGTCCCTCCATGGCGACGTGGGAACCTATACGTGCCGGGGTGCAAGAAAATGCCAGGCCGCGGGATGAACTCTGGAACGCATGGGACATGCTGGCCAACACACAGGACTACATACAGATGATTCCGGAACTGTTTGACCAGTTACACGGAGCGACATGGTTCACGAAGCTGGAGCTGCGGGGGACCGTCGTGGAGGAGACCTCGAGCATGCGCCAAGCGGAAGATGTATGGAAAATAGGGTTTGGTCTCGAGCGCCAAGAGATGGAGAGCTACCAGCCCTTCCCGATATCCTCGGACCCCACCATCCCTCAGAACGTGGTCCACTGCATCCTGAAGGACATGCTCGGCTACTTCGTGCTGTCCTACGGGCAGGACGTCCTGATCTACTCAATGAGTCAGGAGGAGCACATCCAACACGTCCGACAAGTCCTGGTCCGATTCCGACATCACTACGTCTACTGCTCCCTGGACCGAAGCCAGTTCCACCGGCACACCGCCGAGTTCCTGGGCTTCGTCATCACCCCCAAAGGGGTGAAACTCAACAAGAGCATCGTGACCACCGTGACCGGCTACCCCACGCCCGGCTGTAAGAAGTCCCTGCAGCACCTGATCCAGTTCATCTTCCCCTACCGGCACTTTGTGGAGCGTTTCACCGGCATCGCAGAGCCGCTGGTGCGGCAGCTGCTGAGCACCGATGCCTTCTGCTGGGGGGACGAGGAGCAGGAGGCCTTCGACTGCCTGAAGCGGGCTTTCCGCAAGGCGCCCCTCCTGCACCACCCCAAGCCGCAGAACCCCTTCTACCTGGAGACGGGGACCAGCAGGACGGCCCTGCACGCCTCCCTGATCCAAATAGACGACCAAACCGGCAACAAAGTCTCCTGCGCTTTCTACTCGCGAAACATCTCAGCCATCGAGGTCAACTACTCTCAACTGGAGATGAGGATCCTCCCCATTCGGGCTGCCTTCACGGTGTGGTGCCGCTACCTGGAGAACACCGAGGAGCCCATCATGATCCTTCTCAACACAGAGGATCTGGCCTCTCTGAATAATGACAGGCTCACCGTACTTCTCCCCGGCCATTGGGTCTTCTTCTTCTCCCACTTCCACTTCGACGTCATGCCGCGCCCCGCGCAAGACCAGGGCTGGCCCCGGCCGCCCGTGAGACACCTCGACCGGAGGGCTCTCCAGCTCTACACTGCCGCCCGGGCCAGGTCGCTTTTCGCGGCCGGAGGGTCCCCCTGGGGTCAGTCGCTAGACTccggggaagaagaggagagcgAAGACGCACCGGACCAGGACCAGCCACGCAGGCGGACCCGGCAGCAAGAGTTCCTGGCCCTGCTACCCATCGACCAAATACTCAACAGCTTCCTCGCCCACTTCAGCGTGGCCCAGATCCGGGCCGTCGTCCTGCATTTCTTCCGGGGCCTCCTGTTCTGGAAGGACACACTGGCCGTGGCGGCCCTCCTCGTGCTGCTGAAGCTGAAGCGCCGCCTCGCCCCGCGGCCCGCGGCCCCCCGGGCGCTTGCCCGGCCCCCCCNNNNNNNNNNNNNNNNNNNNNNNNNNNNNNNNNNNNNNNNNNNNNNNNNNNNNNNNNNNNNNNNNNNNNNNNNNNNNNNNNNNNNNNNNNNNNNNNNNNNGCTCCCACGGAGTCTCCTGCCGGCCTCCCCGTGCCTCTGCCTGCTTCGCTCAGACCCAGCGCCCCCCTCCGGCCTCTCCCCACCCAAGGGGAGTCCACTCGAGAAGGGCAAAACTTCCTTCAACTCATCAACCAGCAACATCATCTCCGCCACCACCAACGGACTGTCCAACCGTCAGAGACCCAGAGCCAGCTCAGGGCTACACAACCACAGTCCCGTCTTAACTGCCCAGGTCCCAGGCCTGCAGCTGGGAGTGAGATCCACGAGGGGGAGAGCAGCGGCGCGCAGGTGACCCCATGACCCAAGGCCAGGTGCAGAATCAGGCAGAGCAGAGGCAGCCAAGCAAGCAGAAGCCGGGGACCCGCCCCCCTGGAGAAACGAGCGGCCACATGTGCCGTCCTGGGACACTGACCTCGGGTGCTCCAGTGACTTCTTCTACCTCCACCGCCGGTGCTCCTGCTCCCctgcgccccacccccgcccccgctcacACCTCGTGGAGCGCTGGGGCAcctccctcacccaccccctGCAAAgccagcccaccccccaccctctggtTCAGCACCCTTGACACTGACTCTGCCTGGCCCTGAGCTCTGCCCTTACCTGGACGGTGCCTCTCCACAGAAGGTCCGACGTACCAATACTCACCGAACCTGCATCCCCGAGAGTCCCTGGGACCCCCGGGATACCGAAGGGGGAGCCTCACGTGGTGgggctcccttctcccctcccggcactgacagcccagggccCCGGAGGCCCCCGACAGGGGAGGGGGCtccgagagagacagaggaaggccCCAACCACCCAGCAGACTGTGCTGAGCCGGCTGCTACCACACCACCGCTCTCTGCGCTCTCTGCCACGGGGAGGAGACGCCCCCACCATCCCACCCTCTCGCCTTTCCCGCcccaaaaataaagcaaaattaaagatACTCTGACTCTGATTGTTCTGAAGGCAGACGGTGGAGGGCGGGTGGGGCCGGATGGAGGAGGGGGTCAGAGGAGTGGGGAGTCTGGGCTACCACcccaaagcaggccccacacctCCTACGGGCAACACTAGCtcggatggggggcagggggccccgGGAGCTGCCTCCCCCAGAGGGTCGAGTCTCATCTCTGCCTGGGCCTTCCTCCTCCATGAGACCTGACCGGCTGCCCTGTGCCCCTTACGTCTGGAGTCCCCTGCAGCACCTTCAGCCAAGGCCAAGGTCACACTGCCCTGGGAGTGGCAAACTggctgttggggtgggggggggttccTTGccttgggaaggggaggggctcaggggagTGCCGGGAGAAGGGAGGATGGcgctcattcactcattcactcattcagcccACAGGGCAGCACCCCTAGGGGGCCTCAGCGCCTCCACCCAGCAGCGGCCTCTGGCCTCTGAGAACAGAGCTGCCCCAGCCTCCACGCCGGGCACCTGGGACGTGGTGGGAACACACGGACCACCCCCTGCATGGCCTGGACCCTCACCCTTCAGGCCACGCACCCCTGGCAGGTGGGAATCTGCTCCTGACTCTGCCCCTGACGGAGGCACCGTGAGATCACCAGGCAGATCTCCGGTTCAAAGGTCAGGGGCTCTGCGGGAGCGGACATCCCATCTCCCttgctgcccctgccctcctcaccccaTCCTAAGGAAAACCCTCACTGATGCCAGGCCCTTCGGCGGCACCCCAGGCTCACGTTCTGCACCCT from Suricata suricatta isolate VVHF042 chromosome 9, meerkat_22Aug2017_6uvM2_HiC, whole genome shotgun sequence includes these protein-coding regions:
- the RTL1 gene encoding retrotransposon-like protein 1 codes for the protein MIEPSEDSFETMMERKNPSSKQMESSEGSSNTAMEASGSGAQEAAGPASGPAHEMKELPIDLRQDMEEPSSGPHREIKDPPNDLLQDLEESRNGSHQEAGGPSSETPGGMEGASDNPWGAQDDEGDDTDLADTSKEEGLEEDPETSEVMATTRSIISLHLRMQDLREQQRVAEEILMRGFKAGQLPALPRFSGDRREYHEFIVLCQLILQSYPRMFCSDRLRVRYVIDHLSDMALEWATALVQEGSPLMDDFPAFLEAMSNMFEYRQALRVAEDAMLNIRQGTRSAAEYIGEFQGLVPTLGWSDEVLQAHLCQGLSEEIRHYLFRVPQPDSLDSLVVLVLQIEEKLAERRAMLRLPPEARPRHLTWLHSPAPERWMVSSWLSRDCRPLINRDHLFLLLLIRVNPYHSVAVQALVDSGAGGSYMDEKFAQEHYVELYEKPYPQAVQGVDGSLIGNQPVWLRSEALVCMHQNHQESIEFDVVPSPNFPVILGVNWLRTHAPEVDWVKGRCTFHSPYCLQKCFRPPPPCIALEKHAISLLPGLPPLYSDLADVFNPKEADDETSDQPSSDGSDDLSESEPSELQQAGDSDHSETFFECPSMATWEPIRAGVQENARPRDELWNAWDMLANTQDYIQMIPELFDQLHGATWFTKLELRGTVVEETSSMRQAEDVWKIGFGLERQEMESYQPFPISSDPTIPQNVVHCILKDMLGYFVLSYGQDVLIYSMSQEEHIQHVRQVLVRFRHHYVYCSLDRSQFHRHTAEFLGFVITPKGVKLNKSIVTTVTGYPTPGCKKSLQHLIQFIFPYRHFVERFTGIAEPLVRQLLSTDAFCWGDEEQEAFDCLKRAFRKAPLLHHPKPQNPFYLETGTSRTALHASLIQIDDQTGNKVSCAFYSRNISAIEVNYSQLEMRILPIRAAFTVWCRYLENTEEPIMILLNTEDLASLNNDRLTVLLPGHWVFFFSHFHFDVMPRPAQDQGWPRPPVRHLDRRALQLYTAARARSLFAAGGSPWGQSLDSGEEEESEDAPDQDQPRRRTRQQEFLALLPIDQILNSFLAHFSVAQIRAVVLHFFRGLLFWKDTLAVAALLVLLKLKRRLAPRPAAPRGSPLEKGKTSFNSSTSNIISATTNGLSNRPRPAAGSEIHEGESSGAQVTP